Proteins from a genomic interval of Rosa chinensis cultivar Old Blush chromosome 2, RchiOBHm-V2, whole genome shotgun sequence:
- the LOC112184433 gene encoding cellulose synthase A catalytic subunit 7 [UDP-forming]-like translates to MQDGTPLPGNNTKDHPGMIQVFLGHSGGLDTEGNELPRLVYVSREKRPGFSHHKKADAMNALVRVSKVLTNAPFILNLDCDHYVNNSKAARAAMCFLMDRQIGRKVCYVQFPQRFDGIDRNDHHANRNTVFFDVWMEFKVRCMWAQDVFSEGKLCMDIIFQGVLSTQRW, encoded by the exons ATGCAAGATGGGACACCATTGCCCGGAAATAATACTAAGGACCACCCTGGTATGATTCAGGTCTTTCTTGGTCACAGTGGAGGCCTTGATACTGAAGGAAATGAGCTCCCTCGTCTTGTCTATGTGTCTCGTGAGAAGAGGCCTGGCTTTTCACATCACAAGAAGGCTGATGCCATGAATGCCTTG GTCCGCGTCTCTAAAGTGCTCACCAATGCTCCTTTCATTCTCAACTTGGATTGTGATCATTATGTTAACAACAGTAAGGCTGCAAGAGCAGCCATGTGTTTCTTGATGGATCGTCAAATTGGAAGGAAAGTTTGCTATGTCCAATTTCCTCAAAGATTTGATGGCATTGATAGAAATGATCATCATGCCAACAGGAACACAGTCTTCTTTGAT GTCTGGATGGAATTCAAGGTTCGGTGTATGTGGGCACAGGATGTGTTTTCAGAAGGCAAGCTTTGTATGGATATAATCTTCCAAGGGGTCCTAAGCACCCAAAGATGGTAA